One Manduca sexta isolate Smith_Timp_Sample1 chromosome 26, JHU_Msex_v1.0, whole genome shotgun sequence genomic region harbors:
- the LOC115454139 gene encoding zinc finger protein 239-like produces MRASAYLQGEKPHICNVCNKGFSTSSSLNTHRRIHTGEKPHKCRECGKCFTASSNLYYHRMTHTKNKPHKCSWCPRSFPTPGELRAHVAGHAPHCTHARPRTQLYPPSL; encoded by the exons ATGAGGGCATCTGCGTACCTTCAAG GTGAAAAGCCACACATATGCAACGTGTGTAACAAAGGCTTCAGCACCTCCAGTTCATTAAACACGCACAGAAGAATACACACAg gtgaaAAACCACACAAATGTCGCGAGTGCGGAAAGTGCTTTACAGCGAGTTCGAACTTGTATTATCATCGCATGACGCATACAAAG AACAAGCCGCACAAGTGTTCGTGGTGCCCGCGCTCGTTCCCGACGCCCGGCGAGCTGCGCGCGCACGTGGCCGGCCACGCCCCGCACTGCACGCATGCGCGCCCGCGGACACAACTCTACCCACCAtctttataa
- the LOC115449616 gene encoding pseudouridylate synthase 7 homolog, with the protein MSNEWNWNASQGGNRGGSHRGGFRRDSHRRMPRNPHFGYRKDGYHKQGGGNNMWDNRPPKREIPQLRLLESDIGVTEFVSDHKGFTGIIKSRYSDFQVSEINDDGKMAELTDMRSPQPPEEEKVDEDEDLLITKYNLEILPMETWDKINTLSVSQVKTNDVVEIDMTGVTKEQRTKIHDAVKKAFGAKIVGSTVNIDDKKFMRFTKYRKGVRVDNRIKWVWPAEYVHFIVHKENCDTLEAAARIAEALKLNGRPSMLGYAGTKDRRAKTSQWFSLRKVDPRKIAAGCSGLGNIHVGNYTFSKTHIKLGMLKGNRFRIVLRSIEEPDEEVDKACENLRSRGFINYYGLQRFGASVDIPTYEIGKQLLQANLKKAVESVVAVAGRGRSYQRHTRMTRALQRRPNDLAGALSALPRNVILLYLHSYQSLIWNKVVSMRIRRFGLKPVAGDLVPLVAGHEDEACEDAVVDYDDDNDTECHEDDTDGVDKQDDVDKDGAENKDGDGGEKSTEAEETKRESKTKFPVKILTQEDIDSSRYTIFDIVMPLPGYNVEYPPNMKDYYQELVAEDNLTLEMKHKSKTYSMSGAYRRMCARPAELSWRRARYSDPRADLLLSDIDHIRGCTTTAELEDGKYKALIITLTLPPSCYATMALRELLKMDTSSATHAQKDQQQKRKADLEIRQAKRAKKAEAKLSEGEGTQAEKGEEVGEQAETAVKEEVAEGQVENDEKVGESEDGVVPKAESQADEAMPEVKHTVYGSKDQEAEIKTEE; encoded by the exons ATGAGTAATGAATGGAATTGGAATGCAAGCCAAGGCGGCAATCGTGGTGGCTCTCACAGAGGTGGTTTTAGACGAGATTCACATAGACGCATGCCTAGGAACCCGCACTTTGGGTACCGCAAAGATGGATACCACAAACAAGGCGGCGGCAATAACATGTGGGACAACAGGCCGCCGAAAAGAGAAATCCCGCAATTGAGGTTACTGGAGTCAGATATTGGAGTGACTGAATTCGTTTCAGATCATAAAGGGTTTACGGGAATTATAAAATCAAG ATATTCAGATTTTCAAGTGTCAGAGATCAATGATGATGGTAAAATGGCCGAGCTGACAGACATGAGATCTCCTCAGCCCCCTGAAGAGGAGAAGGTGGATGAAGATGAGGATCTGCTAATCACAAAATACAACTTAGAGATCTTACCCATGGAGACATGGGATAAAATCAATACCCTGTCAGTGTCGCAGGTCAAGACCAATGATGTGGTGGAG ATTGATATGACTGGTGTGACTAAGGAGCAAAGAACTAAGATACATGACGCTGTAAAGAAAGCATTTGGTGCTAAAATTGTTGGAAGCACAGTCAATATTGATGACAAGAAATTTAtgcgttttacaaaatatcGCAAAGGAG tgcGTGTTGACAATAGAATTAAATGGGTGTGGCCAGCAGAGTATGTGCACTTTATAGTGCATAAGGAAAACTGTGACACTTTGGAAGCTGCTGCGAGAATCGCTGAAGCACTTAAATTAAA CGGCAGACCATCGATGTTAGGTTACGCTGGCACGAAGGATCGTCGTGCTAAAACCTCGCAATGGTTCAGCCTGCGCAAGGTGGACCCGCGCAAAATAGCGGCCGGCTGCAGCGGGCTCGGGAACATACACGTCGGCAACTATACCTTCAGCAAGACTCATATTAAACTTGGAATGCTCAAGGGGAATAG GTTCCGCATAGTACTGCGCAGTATAGAGGAACCAGACGAGGAAGTAGATAAAGCATGTGAGAACCTGCGGAGCCGCGGCTTCATCAACTATTACGGACTGCAGAGGTTCGGCGCGAGCGTCGACATTCCCACTTACGAGATCGGCAAGCAACTGCTGCAGGCGAatcttaaaaaa GCGGTGGAGAGCGTGGTGGCGGTGgcggggcgcgggcgcagcTACCAGCGCCACACGCGCATGACGCGCGCGCTGCAGCGCCGCCCCAACGACCTCGCCGGCGCGCTCAGTGCG TTGCCGCGAAACGTGATCTTGCTGTATTTACACTCGTACCAGTCGCTGATCTGGAACAAGGTGGTGTCGATGCGGATACGACGGTTCGGACTCAAGCCCGTCGCGGGGGACCTCGTGCCGCTCGTCGCCGGACACGAAG ACGAAGCTTGCGAGGACGCGGTAGTAGACTATGACGACGACAATGACACGGAATGTCACGAGGACGACACAGATGGCGTTGACAAGCAAGATGACGTCGACAAAGATGGCGCCGAAAACAAAGATGGCGACGGCGGGGAAAAGAGTACGGAAGCGGAAGAAACCAAGAGAGAGTCTAAAACAAAATTCCCAGTTAAAATATTGACACAAGAGGACATTGACAGTTCACGGTACACAATATTCGACATTGTGATGCCGTTGCCAGGGTACAATGTCGAGTACCCGCCGAATATGAAAGACTATTACCAAGAGTTGGTAGCTGAAGATAATTTAACTTTGGAGATGAAACACAAgtctaa GACCTACAGCATGTCGGGCGCGTACCGGCGCATGTGCGCGCGGCCGGCGGAGCTGTCGTGGCGGCGCGCGCGCTACTCCGACCCGCGCGCCGACCTGCTGCTCTCCGACATCGACCACATCCGCGGCTGCACCACCACCGCTGAGCTCGAAG ATGGTAAATACAAAGCcctaataataacattaacgTTACCGCCAAGTTGTTACGCGACAATGGCCCTACGTGAGTTGCTCAAAATGGACACTTCATCCGCCACTCATGCGCAGAAAGACCAACAGCAAAAGCGAAAAGCAGACCTCGAGATCCGACAGGCTAAGAGGGCTAAGAAGGCTGAGGCTAAGTTATCGGAGGGAGAAGGTACACAGGCTGAGAAAGGTGAAGAGGTCGGAGAACAAGCAGAGACGGCTGTAAAGGAAGAGGTAGCAGAGGGCCAAGTTGAAAACGATGAGAAAGTTGGCGAGTCTGAGGATGGAGTAGTTCCAAAGGCAGAAAGTCAGGCTGATGAAGCAATGCCAGAAGTGAAACACACAGTTTACGGTAGCAAGGATCAAGAGGCTGAAATTAAGACGGAAgaataa
- the LOC115449624 gene encoding histone H2A, sperm, with product MPKKGVVMSPGAGKMRAKAKSRSARSGLTFPVARIHRILKHGNFAPRVGTGAAVYLCAVLEYLSAEILELAGKAAEDNHRNRISPRHILLAIRNDDELNRMLEGVTISQGGVMPRIMPQLLPKKTAIKNTTKNTSSQEY from the exons atgccTAAAAAAGGCG TTGTTATGAGTCCTGGTGCCGGAAAAATGAGGGCCAAAGCGAAATCCCGAAGTGCGCGTTCCGGCTTGACATTTCCAGTAGCTAGGATTCATAGAATTTTGAAGCATGGAAACTTCGCTCCTCGGGTGGGTACAGGAGCTGCCGTGTATTTATGTGCGGTCTTGGAGTATTTGTCAGCAGAAATTCTAGAGTTAGCTGGAAAAGCTGCCGAAGATAATCATAGGAACAG aaTATCACCTCGTCACATACTCCTGGCCATACGCAATGATGATGAACTGAACAGGATGCTTGAGGGTGTGACTATATCACAAGGTGGAGTCATGCCTCGCATCATGCCACAGCTCCTGCCAAAGAAGACAGCCATTAAGAACACAACTAAAAATACATCTTCACAGGAATATTGA